One window from the genome of Pseudomonas fluorescens encodes:
- the flgD gene encoding flagellar hook assembly protein FlgD, with translation MSVTNTTSGLSLNEILANSSVKTNTTTDGLGAATSAATGKKELGKDAFLQLLVTQLKNQNPLEPQDNGEFVAQLAQFSSLEGITTLNETVSGIAGNYNSSQALQASSLVGRSVIAPGDKAVVDTSKSLNGTVVVPASVSSVAVKIVDKDGKTVRTIDLGSQNAGNSAFIWDGKNDAGTVVESGTYTFAASTTIDGKATSLITNLPATVSSVTISQTGGELMLNLAGLGSIALSKVQTIGM, from the coding sequence ATGAGCGTTACCAACACTACAAGCGGTTTGAGCCTCAACGAGATTCTGGCCAACTCCTCGGTCAAGACCAACACCACGACCGATGGCCTGGGCGCGGCGACCAGCGCTGCCACCGGCAAGAAGGAGCTGGGCAAGGATGCGTTCCTGCAACTGCTCGTTACCCAGCTGAAAAACCAGAACCCGCTGGAGCCACAGGACAACGGTGAGTTCGTTGCCCAGTTGGCGCAGTTCAGCAGCCTGGAAGGCATCACCACCCTCAACGAGACGGTGAGCGGCATCGCCGGCAACTACAACTCGTCCCAGGCCCTGCAGGCCTCGTCGCTGGTGGGCCGCTCGGTCATTGCCCCAGGTGACAAGGCTGTGGTCGATACCTCCAAGAGCCTCAACGGTACGGTGGTGGTGCCGGCATCGGTGTCCTCCGTCGCCGTCAAGATCGTGGACAAGGACGGCAAGACCGTTCGCACCATCGACCTGGGCAGCCAGAACGCCGGCAACTCGGCCTTCATCTGGGATGGCAAGAACGATGCGGGCACGGTCGTCGAATCGGGCACTTACACCTTCGCTGCGTCGACCACCATCGATGGCAAGGCCACGTCGCTGATCACCAACCTGCCGGCCACGGTCAGCAGCGTGACCATCAGCCAGACGGGCGGCGAGCTGATGCTCAACCTGGCCGGGCTGGGCAGCATTGCCCTGTCCAAAGTACAAACTATTGGTATGTAG
- the flgE gene encoding flagellar hook protein FlgE, with protein MSFNIGLSGLYAANKQLDVTGNNIANVATTGFKSSRAEFEDVYSATKLGSGSKTVGNGVRLANVSQQFGQGDVNNTGNVLDMGIQGQGFFVLSNDGSLSYTRAGTFKTDKEGYVTNSDGTSRLQGYGVDANGKILNGILTDLRIDTSNLPPQATSLVSSTINLNSTATAITAAFNPTDTATYTKQFTTPIYDTQGNQHSMDQYMVKTAGNTWNVYTLIDGRNLNGSLPTTTGATAPIPSTMNFDSNGKLTTVTTPPATVNSDLVLTGWVPGTVTNGVWAANGAASAPTITISMGNTSQFNADTARSIPTQNGYATGQITNLTIDGSGVMLANFSNNQTKPIGQIALASFTNEQGLQPVGGTSWKETFASGIPGYDAPTTGTLGSIVSNSLEESNVNLTNELVELIKAQSNYQANAKTISTQSTIMQTIIQMA; from the coding sequence ATGTCTTTTAACATCGGCCTTAGCGGTCTCTATGCAGCCAACAAACAGCTGGACGTGACCGGCAACAACATCGCCAACGTGGCGACCACCGGTTTCAAATCGTCTCGTGCGGAATTCGAAGACGTCTACTCGGCCACCAAGCTGGGTTCGGGCAGCAAGACCGTCGGCAACGGCGTGCGCCTGGCCAACGTTTCCCAGCAGTTCGGCCAGGGTGACGTCAACAACACCGGCAACGTGCTGGACATGGGCATCCAGGGCCAGGGCTTCTTTGTCCTGAGCAACGACGGCTCCCTGAGCTATACCCGTGCCGGTACGTTCAAGACCGACAAGGAAGGCTACGTCACCAACAGTGATGGTACGTCACGCCTGCAAGGCTACGGCGTGGACGCCAACGGCAAGATCCTCAACGGTATCCTGACTGACCTGCGCATTGACACCTCTAACCTGCCGCCACAAGCCACCAGCCTGGTTTCGTCGACGATCAACCTGAACTCGACAGCGACAGCGATCACCGCGGCGTTCAATCCGACCGACACGGCCACGTACACCAAGCAGTTCACTACCCCGATCTACGACACCCAGGGCAACCAGCATTCCATGGACCAGTACATGGTCAAGACTGCCGGCAACACCTGGAATGTCTACACCTTGATCGATGGCCGTAACCTGAACGGCAGCTTGCCGACCACGACCGGTGCGACTGCGCCGATCCCTTCGACCATGAACTTCGATTCGAACGGCAAGTTGACCACGGTCACCACTCCGCCAGCGACGGTCAATAGTGATCTGGTACTGACCGGTTGGGTTCCCGGCACCGTGACCAACGGCGTATGGGCCGCCAACGGCGCCGCGAGTGCACCAACCATCACGATTTCCATGGGCAATACCTCCCAATTCAACGCCGACACCGCACGGTCGATCCCGACCCAGAACGGTTACGCCACCGGCCAGATCACCAACCTGACCATCGATGGCAGCGGTGTGATGCTGGCCAACTTCAGCAACAACCAGACCAAGCCGATCGGCCAGATCGCGCTCGCCAGCTTCACCAACGAGCAAGGCCTGCAGCCAGTGGGCGGCACCAGTTGGAAAGAAACCTTCGCCTCGGGTATCCCGGGCTACGACGCTCCCACCACTGGCACCCTGGGTTCGATCGTCTCCAACTCCCTGGAAGAGTCCAACGTCAACCTGACCAACGAACTGGTCGAGCTGATCAAGGCCCAGAGCAACTACCAGGCGAACGCCAAGACCATCTCCACCCAGAGCACCATCATGCAGACCATCATTCAGATGGCTTGA